The DNA window tcatcatggtAATTAGTACTTAGAACAGTAATTTTTAAACGATTAATTAATAAACTGTCAAATTATGTGATGCTTTGAGTTATTATCCAGGAGAACGATTGATATCTTTGATGAAAACacttaacatttatataataatctatatttatcgTTTCATTGTTAAGAATTTTTACTAGATGTTGATTAGTAAATTTCTCTAATACCTGATCAAACAAGACAAAACCGAATTACCACACTCTcttaaggtttttatttattaatcaagTTTAGTTTTTCAATGAAACTTCTCTGATCACATAACTGGATTGTCCATTCTTTGcgtactttaaaaaaatactacACCATAAGTGATGCAGtactaattatttgtttatttgttcgtcAGGTCTCTACGCAGAGAACCATGGCTTCGTCGAAAATTATATGTATGACCCTGTTAGGGAAGACTTCTTTCTTATGGCACCAGATCCAAGTTCCAATAAAATACATTGGTGGAACCAATCTGAACCATTATGGATAACAGCGGAGAAGAACAATCTTCGAAGTGCTCTTTACTGGTGGGATGGATGCCAAGTTGAAATTCATGGAAAGAAGCCGACCGAATGCatcaaatacaaatcattaaaCAATTCGGATGAAGTTGTAACAGAGAAATTAAAAGAATCCTTAGTTAAGTTTCAAAAAGACGAAATTGATCTTGTACAGTTATATTACGAAGCAGTTGACATAAATGGTAAGTCAAAGAGCCTAAAATGGAGTTAAAACCCTCCATTTACACAAAATGTATTCCAGCTAAAGTAATGTTCGTGAATATGTTGTTTGAAAAAAACCGTATAATTAATGTACTCTTAGTAACACAACTGTtgattaaaagcaaaacaaatggACACTAgagataaacttttatttaaaaagcaACAGTAGTCAATTAATGTgaattattttgatatgtttcaTTGAACATAATCTCATATTTTCTagttctatttttctttttctttttgcttGCAGGTCATAAGTATGGTCCAGATTCAAATGAGAGAAAAAACGCATTTGCTCGTATTGACAAGATACTTGATTCTCTACAAAGAGAAATCGAAGAACGAGACATAACAGATAAGGTTtgctttgttttctgtatttatgtTACACTAAACTGTAGTATAACCATCAACAGTAGTAGGTGAGCAGCTAAAACTGCAATCAACAAATTTACTTAGATATTGATTGTCTAGAATCACTCATATTTCAGTAGCTCAATGGTAAACTCATTATCTTAGAGCTTTATTGAGTTTAGATACTCACAGTAGACGCATCCAAGATGGCCTAGTTTGTAGCTTTGCTCTTTAACCATAACTCACTCTCTATTCTTTCGTATTTTGAATACAAATTAACAGGTGAAAAGATTCGCAGGTTGGAAATCTCAGCTTCTTACAAAGATATGTTGCTCAATGCTATATTTAAAAGTTCCAAGCGAATTTCATCCTTCGCATTCTATGCATATATAAATTGCTATAAGACATGGACAATATTAAAGACGtctgtacataaacataatgaaatatcAGCTATTAAACACCTTTCCTCACATCATGAGCAACTGAACGAAAATGCACAATACGAACTGTCGAGTAGTTTCAGAAGATATCTCATGCATTAATCATGCTTGTTTTTTGTCATTTCTGCTAAATTATTACATAATGCCCAATGGCATTATTCTATTAATTAAAGCCCTTTTCTTTATTAGGCTAGGATATATCGTATCAAGTGTTTTAGGAAAGCTGTTAAAGCTTTCAAAAGTTTCTGACGAGCTTTTTTTATGTTACACTATACCATCATTCCACTATTATCTATCTTGTCCTTACCCTAGTTAATAAGAAACTTTTACAAGTGTAAACTTATCCTCCGTTTCTGTTTCCAGTGCTTTCCCGCGCAAGGTTAGTTTAATCGAATGTTTTATGATTTTCACTTAATCCAACTTATGTTTTAAggtatatttatgtttcaaaaaacGTCATAGCGAACGTGGGTTTTTACTTTAAATCAAAAAggtgacacacaaaatattaactgtttactgagcTCAAGCATTTTACTGATTTTCTGTTATACTacgtataaatattaataaaattataatatttcaactttcATTTTCCTTTGGAAggagcctgaaatctaatttttgacttcgtcctaacacttttgcaaattactgtatttttaccATGTTTCCTTCGTTTCTTACTGAATACCTTTTATTTCACAATAGTCTCACATGATAATGTTACTAACAACCCTATTAAAAATACAACTGGTATTGCAGCCCTACAGTAAAAGTGAGTGCAATATTTATCTGGTTAGTTATTACTCATAAAAGCCTTATTTTCACttaattatatcttatatatttagATTAATCTGGTCATTGTCTCGGATCATGGAATGATTTCAACTGATCCCAAAAATAATCTCAAATTAATCAACATAAGTACAGCCATAAAACTTGAAGACCTCAAGTACATGATTTATTACGGAGCTTCTTGTATGATAGTACCAAAAGAAGGAAAAGAAAACAAGGCAAGTAAATTATTAGTTCATTGTTCAGCtctttaattattaaaagcaTATTTTTGTCTTTGAAACAGTTAGGAGAAGTAATATCTTAAGACTGAACTTGCTTTGGCTCTTACACAGTTAGAGCATTGACTATCAAAAGAACTCTAGCATAAACAATCAATGCAAATGTTCAAAGTTAAAGTGTTATAAAGCATgataaattagatatttattCAGACGTATTACCTGAATATGTGGTAAAATTAAAGAACAATTTGTTTTGTCTACAAATGGTCTGAAATTTAAAggattttttgttcttttgtaaaatcattgatatattaatatatatttaaagtgattTCTTTCTCTGTCTACAGGAATAGCGAGGACATTTCtctgtaatagtaaataaaacattttaccatttttacattaaataacatataatttaatcCTAACGTTTCTTAAACGATCcctaaatatttgtaataattattatattttccgTCCATTTACTGAATGGCCTCACAGAATTTGTTTCAACAAATATTCCGAAAAGTTTATCCAAAGagaatttttaacataaaaaatcaaaacgATTAATTTAAGAGTGCTCTAATGcgaaataaacaagtaaaagaagTTAGACTGCGTTTAACATTATTCAATTTCATGACTTTAACAGATTgcttttttcctttcttttggcAGAACACGACAAAACACAATTAAAGAATAAtcagatttaaaaatagttttgctgagagaaataaaaactactgttataaaattattttcatcgtCTCTCCTTTCAGTTTCTTTGCTCAAAAAGTCATTTAATATGAGACACAAGTAAGCGGCCATTCAAATTATGTTACGTATCTAGTAATCTCACAAACTTTTATCACAGTCGTTACCTTAAAGTAAATCACAGTCTGAAAGACTCCAAGTACTCCGCGAATCTTTACTagaattttatgaaacatttggATGTTTTACTCATTTATAGAATCACGGTACGAATTTGAACTGGCCAATCGCAGTGGGCTATTGTGAACTAGTTACAAGTATATCAAAATGTTACTAACATATCAATGATACAGTCATTTTGCAGTCTTAGAGATCCTACTGTAACGCTCACTCTTGAAATACCCAGACGCTTAGAAACAGATTCCGAAAGATTAATTTGCACGTTTAACGTCCACTGCATTCCGCCTACAATGGTACTAAAAAATATGCTAAGTGCATCAAGCATATGTCGAGAAATATCCTTTTTATAGATGGGTCACCTTTCAGTCAGATTGTAAATACATAGTCATCTGAAAAACATAGATCCATTTCCAAGTAACCCTACTCTCACACAAAAACGCCACGCATTTGGTAAAAAAATGATGGTGGAAGAAAGAAACATTGGTCCAGATCCGGATATTTACATTTAACAGAAGGATACCGAAACAATGCATGTAAATGGATCACATCCTTTTTATCGTGTTTCTTTCATGTTTGAACACGAATAGCAACATGAGTATTCCGTTTTTGTTCAAGTGttcttgttatattttactattaCGATAATGCTTAGAATTTCATTTTTGTCAAAGCTTTCTTGTGTGTTTGTCTAAGAATAATAACGTCGTAATTTCAGGTAAGACGGATCCGCTTAATAACCGAAAATTCAACAAGATGTTACTTTGAAATAGTTCTT is part of the Tachypleus tridentatus isolate NWPU-2018 chromosome 4, ASM421037v1, whole genome shotgun sequence genome and encodes:
- the LOC143249753 gene encoding glycerophosphocholine cholinephosphodiesterase ENPP6-like isoform X2, with protein sequence MNRFCSFFALCAVLAIVHCSSAKSQNKLLLILVDGCRWDYVNERDDLFGFRKIAEYGVQAEFVTPIYPSNSYPNWYTIVTGLYAENHGFVENYMYDPVREDFFLMAPDPSSNKIHWWNQSEPLWITAEKNNLRSALYWWDGCQVEIHGKKPTECIKYKSLNNSDEVVTEKLKESLVKFQKDEIDLVQLYYEAVDINGHKYGPDSNERKNAFARIDKILDSLQREIEERDITDKINLVIVSDHGMISTDPKNNLKLINISTAIKLEDLKYMIYYGASCMIVPKEGKENKLYDDLVESNIAGLQVYKKEDIPEKYHIKGNNLTPPIVLMADPEYYIIGLQDETRSIPRSSKVYLGSHGYDPDKTKDMQTIFFARGPAVTDGVGYLSRLQHQQKTETSIHDLDRSEAYSLHTW